Proteins from one Nomia melanderi isolate GNS246 chromosome 3, iyNomMela1, whole genome shotgun sequence genomic window:
- the Klc gene encoding kinesin light chain isoform X5 — translation MTAMTQEEIVAGARTVAQGLEALLVEHEGLLLGLQSQDAPAARDKSSLLSKNIEMIELGLGEAEVMMALANHLQKVEAEKQKLRTQVRRLCQENAWLRDELAGVQQKLQASEQAVAGLEIANKQLEFMESMRQYDHDPSVDDETSKDRPKGDPVVDLFADDDVDDRNSKSISPTPPSQFAQQVNAGYEIPARLRTLHNLVIQYAGQGRYEVAVPLCKQALEDLEKTSGHDHPDVATMLNILALVYRDQNKYKEAANLLNDALSIREKTLGENHPAVAATLNNLAVLYGKRGKYKEAEPLCKRALAIREVVLGRDHPDVAKQLNNLALLCQNQAKYEEVQRYYQRALEIYELKLGPDDPNVAKTKNNLASCFLKQGKYKEAEVLYKQVLTRAHEKEFGAIASDNKPIWQVAEEREENKHKNKGNAPYGEYGGWHKAAKVDSPTVTTTLKNLGALYRRQGKYEAADTLEDCALRSRREQTLEFVKQGKVAQILGEGKGSTRRGSRSSLANNEQEQHDEGSLPLAQRALHDGQSGHHDASSNKPGFKNKIFQAFGIHSST, via the exons ATGACGGCCATGACTCAGGAAGAAATTGTGGCTGGTGCCAGGACTGTAGCACAAGGGCTGGAAGCCCTTCTTGTAGAACACGAAGGTCTTCTGCTAGGTCTACAGTCTCAAGATGCACCAGCTGCAAGAGACAAATCTAGCTTATTATCGAAAAACATTGAGATGATAGAGTTGGGCCTTGGCGAAGCTGAGGTTATGATGGCACTGGCCAATCATTTGCAAAAGGTTGAGGCTGAGAAACAAAAGCTCAGAACACAAGTTAGAAGGCTGTGTCAAGAAAATGCCTGGCTAAGGGACGAATTGGCTGGAGTACAGCAGAAACTGCAAGCTAGTGAGCAGGCA GTGGCTGGATTGGAAATTGCTAACAAACAATTAGAATTCATGGAAAGCATGAGGCAATATGATCATGATCCTTCTGTTGATGACGAGACTTCTAAGGACAGACCGAAGGGTGATCCTGTGGTTGATCTGTTTGCTGATGATGATGTGGATGACCGAAACAGTAAGT CAATATCACCGACACCGCCATCACAATTTGCACAACAAGTGAACGCTGGATACGAAATACCTGCGCGCTTACGTACACTGCACAATTTGGTTATACAATACGCAGGCCAAGGACGTTATGAAGTTGCAGTACCTCTTTGTAAGCAAGCGCTGGAGGATTTGGAGAAGACTTCCGGTCACGACCATCCTGATGTGGCCACAATGTTGAACATCCTCGCTTTAGTGTATAGAGaccaaaataaatacaaagagGCAGCGAATTTGCTGAATGACGCCTTGTCCATTCGAGAAAAGACTCTAGGCGAAAACCATCCTGCGGTTGCGGCTACGTTGAACAATTTAGCTGTCTTATACGGAAAACGAGGCAAATACAAAGAGGCTGAGCCACTCTGCAAGCGTGCTCTTGCGATCAGAGAAGTGGTCCTTGGGCGCGATCACCCGGACGTTGCCAAACAGTTGAATAACCTCGCATTACTTTGCCAGAACCAGGCTAAATACGAGGAAGTCCAGCGTTACTATCAACGGGCGCTTGAAATTTATGAACTCAAACTTGGCCCGGACGATCCAAATGTTGCGAAAACGAAAAACAACTTGGCGTCCTGTTTCCTGAAACAAGGGAAATACAAGGAGGCAGAAGTTCTGTACAAACAAGTGTTGACTAGAGCACACGAGAAAGAATTTGGTGCTATTGCTAGCGATAATAAACCAATTTGGCAG GTCGCCGAGGAGAGAGAAgagaataagcataaaaataaaggaaacgctCCCTACGGAGAATATGGCGGTTGGCACAAAGCAGCCAAAGTAGACTCTCCTACGGTTACGACCACTTTGAAAAACCTCGGTGCGCTGTATCGAAGACAAGGAAAGTACGAAGCTGCGGACACTCTGGAGGATTGTGCTTTGAGGTCACGGAGGGAG CAGACATTGGAGTTTGTGAAGCAAGGAAAGGTCGCGCAAATTCTTGGGGAAGGAAAGGGCTCGACAAGACGCGGTTCGCGGTCCAGTCTAGCGAATAACGAGCAAGAGCAACACGACGAG GGCTCGCTGCCGCTGGCACAAAGGGCGCTACATGATGGACAGTCTGGCCACCACGACGCTAGTTCTAACAAACCCGGTTTTAAAAACAAGATCTTTCAAGCTTTCGGGATTCACTCCTCCACGTAG